GAGCGTGAGCAAAGTGGAGCCGAGAATCTCGTTGGCCATGATGAGGTGGCGGAGGTAGGCCACCGAAAAGTGACGGCAGGTGTAGTTGTCGAGACCCTCGACCAGGGGAACATCCAGATCCCGGAAGCGCTCGTTGCGCAGATTGATCACCCCGTCCGGCGTGAAGACCGTACCGTTTCGAGCCAGCCGGCTGGGCATGACGCAGTCGAACATGTCCACCCCGAGCGCGATCATCTTGAGGATCTGGGCCGGTGTCCCCAGCCCCATGGTGTATCGCGGACGATCCTCGGGCAGATGGGGAGTCGTCACCCCGACCTGACGCAGCATCTCCTCCTCCGGCTCCCCGACGCTGACTCCCCCGATGGCGTAACCCGGGAAGCCCATCGCCGCAAGCGCCTCCGCCTCCTCACGCCGCATGTCATCATAGACCGATCCCTGGACGATGGCAAAAAGGTGACTCCTCCGCTCGAGCATGCCACTGTCACCGGCCAGGGAAAGACACTCCCGGGCCCAGCGGCGGCTCCGGTCGACGGCCTCGCGACACGCATCCCGTTCACAGGGATAGGGGGGGCATTCGTCGATCACCATGGCGATATCCGATCCAAAGGCCGTCTGCCAGGCGATCGCTTCCTTCGGCCCCAGAAAGAACTCCCGCCCATCGTGATGGGACTGAAAGAAGATGCCGTCGTCCCGGATGCGACGGAGTTTGGCCAGGCTGAAGACCTGGAATCCACCGCTGTCGGTCAGGATCGGCCGCTCCCAATGCATGAACCGATGCAGTCCGCCGAACTGCTGGATCAGCTCCGGTCCGGGCTTGAGGGCCAGATGGTAGGTGTTCCCCAGGATGATCTGGGCTCCGATCTCCTCGAGCTGCGCCGGGGTCATCGCCTTGACCGTGGCCTGGGTTCCCACCGGCATGAAGATCGGCGTCTCCACGACCCCATGGGCCGTCTGCAGCCGACCCCGTCGAGCCGCCGTCACTGGATCGCGGGCCAGAATCTGGAAATGTTGGGTGGACACGGAAAAGTAAGGAGAGGTGGAAGAATGGATGGCCGGATGGACGGGGATCGTCCACCAATATGCCCGAACCATGCAATGGGAAGCTGAGAGATGGGCAAGCTATTGAGATGGAGCAGGTCGGGGCATCCGTTGGAAATCTTGTGGCATTCTAAAAAACAATTCCCGGCCCACAGCGTCACGCTTGACCTTTGGGTGGTTTGGTCATTTAACCGCGGTTACCCATGTTGTTGGTTATAGACAACTTCGATTCCTTTACCTTCAATCTGGTCCAGTATTTCGGGCAGATTGGAGTGCGCCAGCATGTGGTCCGCAATGATGCCATCAGCCCGGAGGAGGCCGTCGCACTGGACCCCGACCGGGTATTGATCTCTCCCGGTCCCTGTTCTCCAAACGAGGCCGGCAACAGCCTGGCCATGGTCGAGGCGTTTGCCGGTCGGAAACCGGTTTTCGGGGTCTGTCTGGGCCACCAGTGTCTCGGCCAGTATTTCGGCGGCAAAGTCGTCCGGGCCGGGCGGCTGATGCACGGCAAAACCTCACCCATCCACCATCGCGGCACGGATCTCTTCCGCGATGTGCCCTCCCCTTTCAACGCCACCCGCTATCATTCCCTGCTGGTCGAACGTGAATCCCTGCCCGACTGCCTGGAAATCACGGCCGAAACCGAAGAGGGCGAGATCATGGGGCTGCGCCACCGCGAGCTTCCGCTCTGGGGGGTCCAGTTTCATCCCGAATCGATCGCAACCGAGCACGGAATGACCCTGCTGCGGAACTTTTTGGCGCTCTAGCCACTCCAATCACCATGCGTTGCCCACGATGCAACTCCCTTGACGACAAGGTTGTCGACTCCCGAATCAGCAAAGACGGCGCCACCATCCGCCGCCGCCGTGAATGCCTCGCCTGCGGGCACCGGATCACCACGACCGAACAGGTGCTGCGCGAAGGCATCATGGTGATCAAGCAGGACGGGCGCCGGGAACCCTTCGATCGCAACAAGATCCTCACTGGAATCCGGAAGGCCTGCGAAAAGCGACCGATCCACATTGAACAGCTCAACATGCTGATTGAGGACGTCATTGATGCCCTTGAGGAGCAATACGACTACGAGATCCCCAGCCGGGCCATCGGAGAGAAGATCATGGAAAACCTTCGACGGATCGATCCGATCGCCTATATCCGCTTCGCCAGCGTCTATAAGGAATTCCGCGACCTCTCCGAATTGATCGAGGAAATCTCCGCTCTCGAGAATTCGAGGCTGCCATGAATCCTCTGAATCGTGTCACATTTCATCAACCTTGAGACAGCCTGCCGGACGGCATGAAAGGATCGGAAGAACTCATCCGGAACCTCCGGATTCAGGACCTCTTCGCCCACCTGACCGGCGACGACCCCTATCTCGCCCGGCAAATCCGTGATGCCGTTGAGGCCAGCCTGGCGAAACGGGTGGAACCCACCGAAGCCGACTATCAGGCCGCCCTGGACCGGTTGGCCGCGGACTTCGGGCCGAGCCCCGAGGCTGGTCGCTTCACCTGGATCGACGCACGCCGGGAACCCGGTCTGGCCGGCCTGCTCTGGCTGCGGGCCTCGGTCATCAATCGCCTGAAACGACTGGCCCGGCATCCGGAGGGAACCCTGCTCATCGCCAACCTGACCGACCTGTTCCGGCCGCCCGGAAAACGCTGGACACCTTCCCGCCGCGAAGCCTACACCGAAACCGTGGCCTGGCTGCGTGATCTGGTCCGCGCCCGCTCCCTGCCCCACCGCCCGGTCAACCTCCTCCTCGTCTAGCCCCTTTCCCCATGACCGACAAAACGATCTTCAGCCGCATCATCGACCGGGAGATCCCGGCCCGGATGGAATATGAGGATGAGCATTGCGTGGTCATCCACGACGTCAGCCCGCAGGCCCCGGTTCATCTCCTGATCATCCCGAAGAAACGCATTGACCGGATCAGCGCGGCCTCCGACGAGGATACCGGGACCCTCGGTCACCTCCTCAGGGTTTCCCGCCTGGTCGCCGCCAAGCTCGACCTCGAAAAGGGTTTCCGCCTCGTCATCAACAACGGACCCCACGGCTGCGAGTCCGTCCCCCACCTCCACATCCACCTCCTCGCCGGAAGACAGATGTCCTGGCCGCCGGGCTGAGGCAATGGGGCGAAAGGCTCACGGACAGGCTTCGAAACAGCCGTCAGCCCGTTTGCGGACAACCCGCTTGAGTTCCATCGACATGAGGGCGGCGGAGACGGCGGGCAGGGGGAGCCCGGTCAGACCGACCATTGTATCGATGTTCAGAATACTCCCACCCCGGAAACAGGCGTAGAGGGCGGATTCGTCGCCGTCCAGTTCGGGCCGCGCGGTGACCCCGCCACCGGCCGCGCCGATCGGCAGCGGGCGCATTCCTCCGAGATAGCTGAACTCCTCGAGGATCTCATCGACCGAGGTGACCAGGGTGGCACCATCGCGGATGAGGGCATGACATCCCCGGCTGCTCGCCTGGTCGATCCTTCCGGGAACCGCAAAGATCATCCGGCCCTGTTCCCCGGAGAACCGGGCCGTGATCATGGAACCCCCGTTGAGGTCGGACTCGATCACGACCACCGCCTGGCAGGAACCGGCGACGACGCGGTTGCGCATGGGAAAGCTCTGGCGATCCGCCCGTCGCCCGAAGGGAAACTCCGACAGGACGATACCGGATTCGCCGATCTTGCGATAGAGGTCGAGGTTCTCCGCCGGATAGATGATGTCCAGCCCGCAACCGAGCACGGCGGCGGTCCCGCCCTTCACCCCGAGGGCACCTTCGTGGGCGGCGGTGTCGATCCCCCGGGCGAGACCACTGAAGACGCAGAATCCGGCCCGGGCCAGTTCCGCCCCGAACCGCCTGGCCACGGCCTGGCCGTAGAGGGTGCACCGCCGGGACCCGACAATGGCGATGGCCCGCTCGGCCCATGTGTAATTCCCAAGTGAATACAGTCCGATCGGCGGGTCATGGATCTCCTTGAGCAGCACCGGATAATCCTTGTCCTCCCTGGTCAGGAAACGGGCTCCGCTTGTTTCGAGTTTCTTTTCCTCGCGGTCCAGCCGGAAGTGGGTCGGCCAGTCCTCAATGGTCCGACCGATGACCGGACCCACCCCGGAGATACCCCGCAGATCGGCCGGCCGGGCCGCAAGGACCGCGACCGGGTCATCATCAAAAGCGTCGAGCAACCGCTTGAGGGTGACGGGGCCGAGCGAGGGCAGTCCGTTCAGAACCATGAAGGCCTGTCGGCGGGTCAACTCAACAGCCATGGTCGGATCGCCTGAGGACGGGGGACAGAAAATCAAGCACCTCGCCGGTGCGAACGGCCACGGGTCCGCGGGACCGGGCCAGCAGATCCGCAGCCCGTCCATGCCAGACAACAGCGCGGCAGGTCGCCTCGAGGATGGCGCCCGGACAACCGGCCAGAGCCGTTCCAAGAATACCGGCCAGCAGATCGCCGCTTCCGCCCCGCGCGAGGACCGGTCCGCCGTAGGGGCTCAGATAGATCCGGTTTCCATTGGATATCCGCGTGACCGGTCCTTTCAGACAGGTGATCACTCCCAGACGCTGGGAATAACCGAGCAGGGACCGATCATTCGGATCCTCCTCCGCTATCCGGGCGAATTCGCCGGCATGGGGCGTCAACACGAGGGGCGCGACGCGGTCTCTACGACCGGCGAGCTCGTCGACCAGCCCTTTCTGCAAGGCATCGGCATCGAGAGCGACCGGCACGTCGACCAGACGGTCGGCCTCGGCCACGAGGCGAAGGGTTTCCTCTTCCCGGCCCAAACCCGGACCCATGACGAGGGACCCGCAGCGTTCCCTCCGGGAGACCAGCAGGTGGCGCCCCTCCAGTGCGAGGGAGCCCGCCAGCGTCTCCGGCCAGGGCACCCAGATCGCTTCGGGCGCATGCGCGGGAAGGGCCGCCGCCAGGGACTCCGGCGCGAAGGCCGTGACCAGGCCGGCACCGGATTGGAGGGCCGCGCGGACCGCCATAAGAAGGGCGCCAGGATAAGGCCGGCTTCCCGTCAGGACGAAGACATGGCCGAACGACCGCTTGTCCGTTGCGGGCGGGCGAAGGGCGCGCAACGGATCAAGGATGGCGTCCTTGAGCACCAAGGATTCCGCCGTCGGCCGCCGCTCCCGGAAGAAACCAAGGTCGAGGTAGCGGAACCGCCCCACTCTATCGCGGTTCGATTCCAGGACGACCGGACGCTTGACGATGCCGGTTGCGTAGGTGAAATCCGCCCGAAACGCCCCAGGGTCGGATGCATCGCCGATTCCACTGGGCAGATCGACAGCCGCCCGGAGTGCGATTCCGGGGTTCCGGTTGACCCATTCAATGATCCGGGCGGTCGCGCCACTCAGGGGCGGCTTGAAGGCCATCCCCAGGAGCCCGTCGAGGCAGAGGTCAAAGGATTCTTCACTCAGACTGTCGGCCACTCGATCGCCCCCCTTGCCGGCCGCCACCGCGAGTTCGATCCTTGGATTCCGATTCAAATCGAGCATCTCGAGCGCCCGGCGGGTCAGAGGCCTGAGCGACGCGGTGCCGGAGGAAAGGACGATCAGGGCGCGCCATTCCGGTTTCCGCTCGAGCAGGGTGGAAAGGGCGATGAGGGCGTCGCCCCCGTTGTGCCCCTTCCCCACCAGAACAAGGATCCGGCCGACGGTCGGAAGTCCCACTTCCTGCAGGTCCTGAAAAATGCTCGCCCCGACAGCCCGGCCCGCGGCCTGCATGGCCTTCCACGTGGCAGCATCATCGTCCGCCAGGAGATCCGCCTCCCAGCGCCGCGCCTCGGCGCAACTGAGGATGGGGTCCGCGAACGCGGATGGCAGGCTTCCGTCCGCATCCATCATCGGTGGATCAGGCGCCGGCATGAATCCTCATCTTTGCCTTCATTTCGCGAACCGCCTCGTCGAGTCCGAACAGGAGGGACCGCGCCATGATGCTGTGCCCGATATTGAGTTCGTGCAGATGGGGGATCCGCATGATCTCGGAGATATTCACGTAGTTGATACCGTGGCCCGCGTTGATGACCAGGCCGAGCGACGCGCCGAGTTCGGCCGCCTGCTGCAATCGCTCGAGTTCCTCCCGCCGTGACGCGCCGATGGCATTGGCGAATGAACCGGTGTGCAATTCGATCCAAGGCGCCTGCAACGCCGCCGCCTGCTCAACCTGCTCGGGATCGGGATCGATGAAGAGGCTCGTCTGGATGCCCGCCCTGCTCATCGCCGCGACCACCTCTCCGACCCGGGAGGACGCGGCCACGACGTCGAGCCCACCCTCCGTAGTGACCTCCTCCCGATTCTCGGGAACCAGACAAACCGAATCCGGTCCCAGATCCAGGGCGTAGCGGATCATGGCGTCCGTTGCCGCCATTTCGAGGTTCAACCGCGTGGCTATGCTCTGACGAAGACGGCGCACATCCTCGTCCTGAATATGGCGGCGATCCTCCCTCAGATGAACGGTGATTCCGTCCGCTCCCGCCTTTTCCACAAGCAGACCAACCAGGACCGGATCGGGCTCGACGACAAAACCCGAAGAGCGGCCCGATTCCCGATATCGGGCTTGCCGGAGGGTCGCCGCATGATCGATGTTGACGCCAAGCAGAACGTGATCGGGAGTCATACCCGTCACAATAACAGAAGATAGAAGTTTGAATAGCCGGAAACGACTGCATTCCGCGATGATCTCCGTCGAACCATGACCCATCCCGCCCAGACCAATCCGACCGAGGTGCGCCAGGAGAATCTCTGGCTCAATCTTCTCTGCAATATCGTGGTTCCGGCACTGATCCTGACCACCCTGAGCAAACCGGAACGACTCGGACCGGTCTGGGCATTGATCATCGGCGTCAGCCTGCCCCTGGGATACGGGATCTATGATCTGGTCGTCCGCCGCAAATGGAACTTCTTCTCCATCCTCGGCCTGATCAGCATCCTGTTGACGGGTGGGCTCGGGCTTCTCGGTATCTCGCCTTTCTGGTTCGCGGTCAAGGAGGCGGCCATCCCCCTGACCTTCGGCCTGGCCGTCCTCGGTTCCCTCTTCACCCCGTTTCCCCTGGTCAGGACCTTTCTCTACAACGACCGGATGATCAATGTCGCCCGGGTTGACGCCGAGTTGGACCGACTGACTCACCACGAGTCGTTTGAACGTCTCCTGACCACCTCAACCTACCTCCTGGCCACAGCGTTTTTCGTCAGCGCGGTCCTCAACTTCGCCCTCGCCCGCTTTGTGATCAAGAGCCCGGGCGGCTCCCCGGAATTCGCGGCCGAACTCGGACGGATGACAGCGCTGAGCTGGCCGGTCATCACCATTCCCGTCCTCGTCGTCATGATCGTCGCCCTCTGGCGTCTGATCAATGGCATCAAGAAACTGACCGGACTCGAACTTGACGATATCCTGAAGACCCAACCGGAAAAAAAGAAATAGGCGGAGACCACCCCAGCGGCCGGCTCTCCGATCCATTGGGTCGCGGGTCCCGGAGAGGGGAAGTCACCCGATGATGGAACTCTGAAAGGAGCAGAAATCCACCCCGTTCACGCAACCGCGGCAGGTCCGGTTCAAGCCCGCTTGTCGACAGGAATATAATCCCGCAGGACGGGACCGTCGTAGATCTGGCGCGGACGGTAGATGCGACCCTTCTTGTCCGAAGCGACCTCGTGCCAATTCGCGATCCAGCCCGGCATGCGTCCGATGGAGAACATGACCGTGAACATGTTGAGGGGAATCCCGATGGCACGCATCATGATTCCACTGTAAAAGTCCACGTTCGGGTAGAGCTTCCGCTCCAGAAAATAATCATCCCCAAGGGCCGCCTTCTCAAGGTGGCGGGCGATATCGAGCAGGGGATCGACATGACCCAGGCTGGCCAGAAGTGTCTCGCAGGCCCTGCCGATGATCTTGGCGCGCGGGTCGTAATTCTTGTAAACCCGGTGACCGAAGCCCATGAGCCGTGCTTCTCCTGACTTGGCCGCATCAATGAAACGGGAACCATCGTCTCCCCGGTCGTAGATCGACTGAAGCATCTCGATCACCGCGACGTTGGCACCGCCATGGAGAGGCCCCCAAAGCGCAGAGATGCCTGCGGCCGTTGAGGCAAAGAGGTTGGCGCCGCTGGAGGCAACCATGCGGACCGTGGAGGTCGAGCAGTTCTGCTCGTGGTCGGCATGCAGAAGCAGAATCAGGTTCATCGCGCGGGCCACTTCGTCCGAAGCCACATGCTGACGATAAGGGTCCGAAAACATCATGTGCAGGAAGTTCTCGCAGTAGCGGAGGTTCCTGTCCGGATAGATGGTGGGCAGGCCACGGCTCATCCGGTAGGCGACTGCCGCGATTGTCCGCACTTTTGAAAGAGCAATGGCCGCCGCTTCGTCAAAGTTCTCCAGGTCGCGATTATGGTCATTGGTCGCGAGGTGGGGGTCGTAACAGGCGAGCGAGCTGACCATGGCTCCGAGGATGGCCATCGGATGTGCGTCACGGGGATATCCCTCGAAAAGGTGGAGCATCCGCTCATGAATGCCGGCCTGATCCGCCAGACGGGTGGAGAAGGCGACCCGCTGCTCCTTTGTCGGCAACTCGCCATACATCACCAGATAAGCGGTCTCAATGAAGTCCGACTTCTCCGCAAGTTGCTCGATGGGGTATCCACGGTAACGGAGGATGCCCTTGTCTCCATCGATGAAGGTGATGTTGCTGACGCACGAGCCGGTATTCCCGTAGCCCTCGTCAAAGGTTATGAACCCACCGGAGGCCTCGCGAAGCTTGCGGAAATCAACCGCTTCCTCGCCCTCCGACCCCTTCATCAAGGGGAACTCGAGACTCCGACCATTGAGCTTAAGAACAGCGTTTTCAGACATGACAAAGACAATCAATTACGGCGGCAGTGGGATGCCCCCCCGGGAAACCAGAGGCGACCGGATCCATTGAGAAGCTTTTCGAGGAATATGCCAACAGGTAATGCCGATGTCACCTGCAAAGCGACCTGATGTAAGGCAATTCAATGAATGATATTAGGTCAACTTATGCCCCTTTGGCCATCTCGACGAATCCACGATAAAGCGCCAGTCCGGCCTGCTGCGACTTCTCCGGGTGGAACTGGGTGGCAAAGCAGCGTCCGCGGGCGATCATCGACGTGAAGCGCCCGCCGTAGTCCGTCTCACCCGCAATGAGATCCGGATCCTCCGGCCGGACATAATAACTGTGTACAAAATAGAACTGCCCGTTCCCCGCGGAGACTTCCGCCGTCAGCGGGGAGGCCGCCGGCCGGAACACCACGTCATTCCATCCCATGTGCGGAATCTTGAGATCCCGGCTCCGAAACCGGATGACTTGCCCGGGGAAGATGCCCAACCCGCGAACCCCGCCCTCCTCCGATGCCTCGAAAAGGGCCTGCAATCCCAGACAGACCCCCAGGAAGGGCTGGTCGGCCGCGATCCACTCCCGGATCGTATCCGCCAGACCACTGCGGTTGAGCGCATCGATACAATCACCGATCGCGCCAACCCCGGGAAGAACGATCCCGGCCGCTCCTTCCACCTCCCCGGGTCGCTCAACCAGGCGGACCCTGGCGCCGACCGCCTCGAGGGCCTTGGTGACACTCCGGAGATTTCCCATGCCGTAGTTGATCACGGCGATCTCGTGCTCTCGAGGATCCATCCTGGTGCAAACCCCACGCCTTCAGGCGCCAGGCCTCAAGTCAACGTCCCCTTGGTCGAGGGAAGTGCATCGGCCGCGCGGGGGTCGATGGAAGTGGCCACGTCGAGGGCCCGGGCAAGGCATTTCATGACACATTCCACGGCATGGTGGGCTTCTTCGCCATACTCGAGGCGCACATGAAGATTAGCCCCCAGGGAATTGGAAAAGGCCCGGCAGAATTCCTTGATCAGGAGGATATTAAAATCCCGCACATAGCTGTCCTCGACCACGACATCGTAGGCGAGGAACGGGCGATTGCTCAGATCGATGGCGACCCGGGAAAGACATTCATCCATCGGAAGGATGAAAAAGCCGTAGCGCCGAATCCCCACCTTGTCGCCAAGGGCCTCACGAAAGGCATTCCCCAGAACCAGGCCGACATCCTCCACCGTGTGATGGTAATCCACATCGACGTCGCCGCGAGCGCTGACCTCCAGATCAAAGAGTCCGTGACGGGCGAAGAGTTCGAGCAGATGGTCGAAAAAGGGTATGCCGGTGGCCAACCGTGCCTTGCCGGTGCCATCAAGATCGAGAGTCAGTTCAATCTCGGTTTCCGTCGTCCTTCGACTGAGCGATGCTATTCGTTTCGAAGCCATGATTCGACCGCGTTGTTCAGGACCCGCATTTCAGAATCGG
This sequence is a window from Opitutaceae bacterium. Protein-coding genes within it:
- the tgt gene encoding tRNA guanosine(34) transglycosylase Tgt, whose translation is MSTQHFQILARDPVTAARRGRLQTAHGVVETPIFMPVGTQATVKAMTPAQLEEIGAQIILGNTYHLALKPGPELIQQFGGLHRFMHWERPILTDSGGFQVFSLAKLRRIRDDGIFFQSHHDGREFFLGPKEAIAWQTAFGSDIAMVIDECPPYPCERDACREAVDRSRRWARECLSLAGDSGMLERRSHLFAIVQGSVYDDMRREEAEALAAMGFPGYAIGGVSVGEPEEEMLRQVGVTTPHLPEDRPRYTMGLGTPAQILKMIALGVDMFDCVMPSRLARNGTVFTPDGVINLRNERFRDLDVPLVEGLDNYTCRHFSVAYLRHLIMANEILGSTLLTLHNIHFFLDLVRQAQVHIEAGDFGPWHRAWISRYESGAS
- a CDS encoding aminodeoxychorismate/anthranilate synthase component II — translated: MLLVIDNFDSFTFNLVQYFGQIGVRQHVVRNDAISPEEAVALDPDRVLISPGPCSPNEAGNSLAMVEAFAGRKPVFGVCLGHQCLGQYFGGKVVRAGRLMHGKTSPIHHRGTDLFRDVPSPFNATRYHSLLVERESLPDCLEITAETEEGEIMGLRHRELPLWGVQFHPESIATEHGMTLLRNFLAL
- the nrdR gene encoding transcriptional regulator NrdR — its product is MRCPRCNSLDDKVVDSRISKDGATIRRRRECLACGHRITTTEQVLREGIMVIKQDGRREPFDRNKILTGIRKACEKRPIHIEQLNMLIEDVIDALEEQYDYEIPSRAIGEKIMENLRRIDPIAYIRFASVYKEFRDLSELIEEISALENSRLP
- a CDS encoding histidine triad nucleotide-binding protein, whose product is MTDKTIFSRIIDREIPARMEYEDEHCVVIHDVSPQAPVHLLIIPKKRIDRISAASDEDTGTLGHLLRVSRLVAAKLDLEKGFRLVINNGPHGCESVPHLHIHLLAGRQMSWPPG
- the dprA gene encoding DNA-processing protein DprA translates to MAVELTRRQAFMVLNGLPSLGPVTLKRLLDAFDDDPVAVLAARPADLRGISGVGPVIGRTIEDWPTHFRLDREEKKLETSGARFLTREDKDYPVLLKEIHDPPIGLYSLGNYTWAERAIAIVGSRRCTLYGQAVARRFGAELARAGFCVFSGLARGIDTAAHEGALGVKGGTAAVLGCGLDIIYPAENLDLYRKIGESGIVLSEFPFGRRADRQSFPMRNRVVAGSCQAVVVIESDLNGGSMITARFSGEQGRMIFAVPGRIDQASSRGCHALIRDGATLVTSVDEILEEFSYLGGMRPLPIGAAGGGVTARPELDGDESALYACFRGGSILNIDTMVGLTGLPLPAVSAALMSMELKRVVRKRADGCFEACP
- a CDS encoding NAD(P)H-hydrate dehydratase encodes the protein MPAPDPPMMDADGSLPSAFADPILSCAEARRWEADLLADDDAATWKAMQAAGRAVGASIFQDLQEVGLPTVGRILVLVGKGHNGGDALIALSTLLERKPEWRALIVLSSGTASLRPLTRRALEMLDLNRNPRIELAVAAGKGGDRVADSLSEESFDLCLDGLLGMAFKPPLSGATARIIEWVNRNPGIALRAAVDLPSGIGDASDPGAFRADFTYATGIVKRPVVLESNRDRVGRFRYLDLGFFRERRPTAESLVLKDAILDPLRALRPPATDKRSFGHVFVLTGSRPYPGALLMAVRAALQSGAGLVTAFAPESLAAALPAHAPEAIWVPWPETLAGSLALEGRHLLVSRRERCGSLVMGPGLGREEETLRLVAEADRLVDVPVALDADALQKGLVDELAGRRDRVAPLVLTPHAGEFARIAEEDPNDRSLLGYSQRLGVITCLKGPVTRISNGNRIYLSPYGGPVLARGGSGDLLAGILGTALAGCPGAILEATCRAVVWHGRAADLLARSRGPVAVRTGEVLDFLSPVLRRSDHGC
- a CDS encoding pyridoxine 5'-phosphate synthase, producing MTPDHVLLGVNIDHAATLRQARYRESGRSSGFVVEPDPVLVGLLVEKAGADGITVHLREDRRHIQDEDVRRLRQSIATRLNLEMAATDAMIRYALDLGPDSVCLVPENREEVTTEGGLDVVAASSRVGEVVAAMSRAGIQTSLFIDPDPEQVEQAAALQAPWIELHTGSFANAIGASRREELERLQQAAELGASLGLVINAGHGINYVNISEIMRIPHLHELNIGHSIMARSLLFGLDEAVREMKAKMRIHAGA
- a CDS encoding VC0807 family protein, which gives rise to MTHPAQTNPTEVRQENLWLNLLCNIVVPALILTTLSKPERLGPVWALIIGVSLPLGYGIYDLVVRRKWNFFSILGLISILLTGGLGLLGISPFWFAVKEAAIPLTFGLAVLGSLFTPFPLVRTFLYNDRMINVARVDAELDRLTHHESFERLLTTSTYLLATAFFVSAVLNFALARFVIKSPGGSPEFAAELGRMTALSWPVITIPVLVVMIVALWRLINGIKKLTGLELDDILKTQPEKKK
- a CDS encoding citrate synthase, translating into MSENAVLKLNGRSLEFPLMKGSEGEEAVDFRKLREASGGFITFDEGYGNTGSCVSNITFIDGDKGILRYRGYPIEQLAEKSDFIETAYLVMYGELPTKEQRVAFSTRLADQAGIHERMLHLFEGYPRDAHPMAILGAMVSSLACYDPHLATNDHNRDLENFDEAAAIALSKVRTIAAVAYRMSRGLPTIYPDRNLRYCENFLHMMFSDPYRQHVASDEVARAMNLILLLHADHEQNCSTSTVRMVASSGANLFASTAAGISALWGPLHGGANVAVIEMLQSIYDRGDDGSRFIDAAKSGEARLMGFGHRVYKNYDPRAKIIGRACETLLASLGHVDPLLDIARHLEKAALGDDYFLERKLYPNVDFYSGIMMRAIGIPLNMFTVMFSIGRMPGWIANWHEVASDKKGRIYRPRQIYDGPVLRDYIPVDKRA
- the hisH gene encoding imidazole glycerol phosphate synthase subunit HisH, translated to MDPREHEIAVINYGMGNLRSVTKALEAVGARVRLVERPGEVEGAAGIVLPGVGAIGDCIDALNRSGLADTIREWIAADQPFLGVCLGLQALFEASEEGGVRGLGIFPGQVIRFRSRDLKIPHMGWNDVVFRPAASPLTAEVSAGNGQFYFVHSYYVRPEDPDLIAGETDYGGRFTSMIARGRCFATQFHPEKSQQAGLALYRGFVEMAKGA
- the hisB gene encoding imidazoleglycerol-phosphate dehydratase HisB, whose amino-acid sequence is MASKRIASLSRRTTETEIELTLDLDGTGKARLATGIPFFDHLLELFARHGLFDLEVSARGDVDVDYHHTVEDVGLVLGNAFREALGDKVGIRRYGFFILPMDECLSRVAIDLSNRPFLAYDVVVEDSYVRDFNILLIKEFCRAFSNSLGANLHVRLEYGEEAHHAVECVMKCLARALDVATSIDPRAADALPSTKGTLT